A window from Fibrobacter sp. UWB11 encodes these proteins:
- the dapA gene encoding 4-hydroxy-tetrahydrodipicolinate synthase, translating into MQITNASQLTGVFPALFTPLKNDDPKNLRNSIDYKKMGQMIDDVIAAGASGVLPAVTTGQSATVSPQQHLDIIKFTLDYVDGRVPVIAGAGSNCTRESIEMIENVLKIAPVAVLCVTGYYNNPPQEGLLKHYQTLSSETGAKIVIYNVPGRTSSYVHPDTLIALAEDKNIIGLKQAVEFGFGEKFHEDTMRVIKETKGKDFAVMSGEDGLFADLLEMGGTGIVSATGNIPEACKTFVDLYKAFQAGDKDKAHNLQKAARDYIDATFCRKNPIPLGTLFNSPLFQPLVSVKDTANGADAVARIMKLIDEKATSLKKYHA; encoded by the coding sequence ATGCAAATTACAAACGCTTCTCAACTTACTGGTGTTTTCCCCGCGTTGTTCACCCCGCTCAAGAACGACGATCCTAAGAACCTTCGCAACTCCATCGACTACAAGAAGATGGGGCAGATGATTGACGATGTTATTGCAGCTGGTGCTAGTGGTGTGCTCCCCGCCGTGACGACGGGCCAGAGTGCAACGGTCTCTCCGCAGCAGCACTTGGATATCATTAAGTTCACGCTCGACTACGTTGACGGTCGCGTTCCTGTGATTGCAGGCGCAGGCTCCAACTGCACGCGCGAATCTATCGAGATGATCGAAAACGTTTTGAAGATTGCTCCGGTGGCAGTCCTCTGCGTGACAGGCTATTACAACAATCCTCCGCAAGAAGGTTTGCTCAAGCACTACCAGACGCTCAGTAGCGAAACGGGTGCAAAGATCGTTATTTACAACGTTCCGGGCCGTACATCCAGCTATGTCCATCCGGACACCTTGATTGCTCTTGCCGAAGACAAGAACATCATCGGTCTCAAGCAGGCGGTTGAATTTGGTTTTGGCGAAAAGTTCCACGAAGACACGATGCGCGTCATCAAGGAAACAAAGGGCAAGGACTTCGCCGTGATGAGCGGTGAAGACGGTCTCTTTGCTGACCTCCTTGAAATGGGCGGCACGGGTATCGTGAGCGCAACGGGCAACATCCCGGAAGCTTGCAAGACTTTCGTTGACCTCTACAAGGCTTTCCAGGCTGGCGACAAGGACAAGGCTCACAACTTGCAGAAGGCTGCACGTGACTACATCGACGCCACGTTCTGCCGCAAGAACCCGATTCCTCTCGGAACGCTCTTCAACAGCCCGTTGTTCCAGCCGCTCGTAAGCGTGAAGGACACGGCTAACGGTGCTGACGCTGTTGCCCGCATCATGAAGCTCATCGACGAGAAGGCAACCAGCTTGAAGAAGTATCACGCCTAA
- a CDS encoding glycoside hydrolase family 11 protein, which produces MKKYFSTAKIGLALTFGLASGVFAQDFCTNAQHSGQKVTITSNQTGKIGDIGYELWDENGHGGSATFYSDGSMDCNITGAKDYLCRAGLSLGSNKTYKELGGDMIAEFKLVKSGAQNVGYSYIGIYGWMEGVSGTPSQLVEYYVIDNTLANDMPGSWIGNERKGTITVDGGTYTVYRNTRTGPAIKNSGNVTFYQYFSVRTSPRDCGTINISEHMRQWEKMGMSMGKLYEAKVLGEAGNVNGEVRGGHMDFPHAKVYVKNGSDPVSSSSVKSSSSTDAPKSSSSKGNGNVSGKIDACKDAMGHEGKETRTQGQNNSSVTGNVGSSPYHYEIWYQGGNNSMTFYDNGTYKASWNGTNDFLARVGFKYNEDKTYEQVGPIDAYFKWSKQGSAGGYNYIGIYGWTVDPLVEYYIVDDWFNKPGANLLGQRKGEFTVDGDTYEIWQNTRVQQPSIKGTQTFPQYFSVRKSARSCGHIDITAHMKKWEELGMKMGKMYEAKVLVEAGGGSGSFDVTYFKMTDKAHPLPQPESSSSEAKSSSSKKVESSSSRVAIHATPKMELKSGNFQVFDMQGRYLGNVKVEAGATVNEVLKANFKNSGIYMVKQGAYMQRFSVK; this is translated from the coding sequence ATGAAAAAATATTTTAGTACAGCCAAGATCGGGTTAGCTCTAACATTTGGACTAGCTTCCGGTGTATTTGCACAGGATTTCTGTACCAATGCTCAGCATTCCGGTCAGAAAGTGACGATTACCTCGAACCAGACTGGCAAAATCGGCGATATCGGTTACGAACTCTGGGACGAAAACGGTCATGGTGGTAGTGCTACCTTCTATAGCGATGGTTCCATGGATTGCAATATCACTGGTGCTAAGGACTATCTTTGCCGTGCAGGTCTTTCTCTTGGCAGTAACAAGACTTATAAGGAACTTGGTGGTGATATGATTGCCGAGTTCAAGCTTGTGAAGAGCGGTGCCCAGAATGTGGGTTACTCTTATATCGGTATCTATGGCTGGATGGAAGGTGTTTCTGGAACGCCTAGCCAGTTGGTCGAATACTACGTGATTGATAACACCCTCGCCAATGATATGCCGGGTAGCTGGATTGGTAACGAAAGAAAGGGTACCATTACGGTTGACGGCGGTACCTATACTGTTTATCGCAATACCCGTACAGGTCCGGCTATTAAGAACAGCGGTAACGTGACGTTCTATCAGTATTTCAGCGTTCGTACCTCTCCGCGCGATTGCGGTACCATCAATATTTCCGAACACATGAGACAGTGGGAAAAGATGGGCATGTCCATGGGTAAGCTCTACGAAGCCAAGGTGCTTGGTGAAGCTGGTAACGTGAATGGCGAAGTCCGCGGTGGTCACATGGACTTCCCGCATGCCAAGGTCTATGTGAAAAACGGCTCTGATCCGGTTTCTTCCTCTTCTGTGAAGTCTAGCTCTTCTACGGATGCACCGAAATCCAGTTCCTCTAAGGGTAACGGCAACGTTTCTGGTAAAATTGACGCCTGCAAGGACGCTATGGGCCATGAAGGCAAAGAAACGAGAACTCAGGGTCAGAACAACTCTAGCGTGACGGGTAACGTCGGCAGCTCTCCGTACCACTATGAAATTTGGTATCAGGGTGGTAACAACTCCATGACGTTCTATGACAACGGTACTTATAAGGCAAGCTGGAATGGTACCAACGACTTCCTTGCTCGTGTCGGCTTCAAGTATAACGAAGATAAGACCTATGAACAGGTTGGCCCTATCGATGCCTATTTCAAGTGGAGCAAGCAGGGTAGTGCAGGTGGCTACAACTACATCGGTATCTATGGCTGGACGGTGGATCCGCTCGTAGAATACTACATTGTTGATGACTGGTTCAATAAGCCGGGTGCAAACCTCCTCGGCCAGAGAAAGGGCGAATTTACGGTTGATGGTGACACCTACGAAATCTGGCAGAATACCCGTGTCCAGCAGCCCTCCATTAAGGGTACGCAGACCTTCCCGCAATACTTCAGCGTTCGTAAGAGTGCTCGTTCTTGCGGCCATATCGACATCACTGCCCACATGAAGAAGTGGGAAGAACTCGGCATGAAGATGGGGAAGATGTACGAAGCCAAGGTGCTCGTGGAAGCCGGTGGTGGCTCGGGATCCTTCGACGTGACCTACTTCAAGATGACCGATAAGGCTCATCCGCTTCCGCAGCCTGAATCCAGCTCTAGCGAAGCTAAGTCTAGCTCTTCGAAGAAGGTTGAATCTTCTAGCTCTAGGGTTGCTATCCATGCAACTCCGAAGATGGAACTCAAGAGCGGCAACTTCCAGGTGTTCGACATGCAGGGCCGTTACCTCGGCAACGTGAAGGTCGAAGCTGGTGCTACCGTGAACGAAGTGCTCAAGGCTAACTTCAAGAACTCCGGCATTTACATGGTGAAGCAGGGCGCATACATGCAGCGCTTCTCCGTGAAGTAA
- the gyrA gene encoding DNA gyrase subunit A: MSEEMVPGSQFKSLVEQDMQDCYLRYSMSVIVARALPDARDGFKPVHRRVMYSMHKLGVVPNKGTVKSARIVGDVIGKYHPHGDVAVYDTLARMAQDFSLRYPLVFGQGNFGSIDGDSPAAMRYTEAKMNNLGALMLEDLEKETVDMGPNYDESLEEPLVLPSALPNMIVNGTSGIAVGMATNMAPHNLREVGAAIHALAENPDLTGEDLMEYVKGPDFPTGAIVCGRSGIREAYLTGHGRVRVRARTEIETDAKGKPRIIVTEIPYMVNKAELCKKIADLVRDKRVDGITDIRDESSRDIRIVIELRRDAVGEVVLNNLFKYTQLQTTFSIYNLALVNNLPKLLTLKDLLQVYIDHRLDVITRATQFDLKKAEARLHIIEGLRIATQNIDEVVRIIRQSKTTEIAKQSLQDRFTLDEIQSQAIVDMRLAQLVGLNIEKLEAEYNELIATVADLKDILEKRERRIAIMLEKLDAVVAKYGDERRTTIGEAIDDSDDEDLIAEEEQVITLSKEGYIRRLPIDTFKAQNRGGKGIIGAGLKDEDNVEQIFTASTHSYLLVFTNKGRVYWTKVYRLPEGARNGKGRPIVNFVALTEGEKVQAIVPVRKFGGYFCLVFATKKGIINKMDLTLFSRPRKAGVNAISLDDDDELVKVQLVGMSAEEYEASKNASDDDSAEAVENAAEAQAAEAAVAEESESGDAEEFANRPIPKDLLMIATKNGQAVTFPISCFRAMGRGTHGVKGITLAEGDEVISLLWLKAGNKILTITEKGYGKRSEPGSYRVTRRGSKGVRNLNVTDKIGAAVFVESVADDYDLIITSKDGQVIRIKAADIRLTGRNAQGVKAITLRDGDVVKDATALPSVEDIEQDSADAKETFDKVKGVEVDDDSVVKDDAEKQDVGPVETEE, translated from the coding sequence ATGTCAGAAGAAATGGTACCTGGATCGCAGTTCAAGAGTCTTGTCGAACAAGACATGCAGGACTGCTATCTTCGCTACTCGATGAGCGTTATTGTCGCTCGTGCATTGCCGGATGCGCGCGATGGCTTTAAGCCCGTGCACCGCCGCGTGATGTACAGTATGCACAAGTTGGGCGTGGTTCCGAATAAGGGAACGGTCAAGTCCGCCCGTATCGTGGGTGATGTTATCGGTAAGTACCACCCGCATGGTGACGTTGCTGTTTACGATACTCTTGCCCGTATGGCGCAGGATTTCTCGTTGCGCTATCCGCTGGTGTTTGGTCAGGGAAACTTCGGTTCTATTGATGGTGACAGCCCGGCTGCCATGCGTTATACCGAAGCGAAGATGAACAACCTTGGCGCCCTTATGCTCGAAGATCTCGAAAAAGAGACGGTCGACATGGGCCCGAACTACGATGAATCGCTCGAAGAACCGCTGGTGCTCCCGTCTGCGCTCCCGAACATGATTGTGAACGGAACATCGGGTATTGCAGTAGGTATGGCGACGAATATGGCTCCGCACAACTTGCGCGAAGTCGGTGCCGCTATCCATGCTTTGGCTGAAAATCCAGACTTGACTGGCGAAGACCTCATGGAATACGTGAAGGGCCCGGACTTCCCGACAGGCGCTATTGTCTGTGGTCGTTCTGGCATTCGCGAAGCTTACCTCACGGGTCATGGCCGTGTTCGCGTGCGCGCCCGTACCGAAATTGAAACGGATGCAAAGGGCAAGCCGCGCATCATTGTGACGGAAATTCCGTACATGGTGAACAAGGCTGAACTCTGCAAGAAGATTGCAGACCTCGTTCGCGACAAGCGCGTTGATGGCATCACTGATATTCGCGATGAATCTAGCCGCGATATCCGCATTGTGATTGAACTCCGTCGCGATGCTGTGGGTGAAGTTGTCTTGAATAACTTGTTCAAGTACACGCAGCTCCAGACAACGTTTAGCATTTACAACTTGGCTCTTGTCAATAACCTCCCGAAGCTCCTGACACTCAAGGATCTTTTGCAGGTTTACATTGACCACCGCCTTGATGTGATTACGCGTGCAACGCAGTTTGACTTGAAGAAGGCCGAAGCCCGTCTCCACATCATCGAAGGTTTGCGCATTGCTACGCAGAACATCGATGAAGTTGTGAGAATTATTCGCCAGAGCAAGACGACCGAAATTGCAAAGCAGAGCTTGCAGGATCGCTTCACTTTGGACGAAATCCAGTCTCAGGCAATCGTTGACATGCGCCTTGCTCAGTTGGTCGGCTTGAATATCGAAAAGTTGGAAGCTGAATACAACGAACTCATTGCAACTGTTGCTGACTTGAAGGATATTCTTGAAAAGCGCGAACGTCGCATTGCCATCATGCTCGAAAAGCTCGATGCCGTTGTGGCCAAGTATGGCGATGAACGCCGCACCACGATTGGCGAAGCTATTGACGATAGCGATGACGAAGACCTCATTGCCGAAGAAGAACAAGTCATTACGCTCAGCAAGGAAGGTTATATCCGTCGCTTGCCGATTGATACGTTCAAGGCTCAGAACCGCGGTGGTAAGGGTATCATCGGTGCCGGCCTCAAGGACGAAGACAACGTGGAACAGATCTTCACGGCTAGTACGCACAGCTATTTGCTCGTGTTCACGAACAAGGGTCGCGTTTATTGGACGAAGGTCTACCGCTTGCCGGAAGGCGCCCGCAATGGCAAGGGCCGCCCGATTGTGAACTTTGTTGCTCTCACCGAAGGCGAAAAGGTGCAGGCTATTGTGCCGGTGCGCAAGTTCGGTGGTTACTTCTGCCTCGTGTTTGCTACGAAGAAGGGTATCATCAACAAGATGGACCTCACGCTCTTTAGCCGTCCGCGCAAGGCTGGTGTCAATGCCATTAGTCTTGACGATGACGACGAATTGGTCAAGGTTCAGCTCGTGGGCATGTCTGCTGAAGAATACGAAGCCAGCAAGAATGCTTCTGATGACGATTCTGCAGAAGCCGTTGAAAATGCTGCTGAAGCTCAGGCAGCCGAAGCCGCTGTTGCCGAAGAATCTGAATCTGGCGATGCTGAAGAATTCGCCAATCGCCCGATTCCGAAGGACCTCTTGATGATTGCGACTAAGAACGGTCAGGCCGTCACGTTCCCGATAAGCTGCTTCCGCGCTATGGGCCGTGGCACTCACGGTGTGAAGGGTATTACGCTTGCCGAAGGTGACGAAGTCATTTCGCTCCTCTGGCTCAAGGCTGGCAACAAGATCTTGACCATCACCGAAAAGGGTTATGGCAAGCGTTCTGAACCGGGTTCTTACCGCGTGACCCGCCGTGGTAGCAAGGGTGTCCGCAACTTGAACGTTACTGACAAGATTGGTGCCGCCGTGTTCGTGGAAAGCGTTGCTGACGACTACGATTTGATCATCACGAGTAAGGATGGTCAGGTCATCCGTATCAAGGCTGCTGATATCCGCCTCACGGGCCGTAATGCTCAGGGCGTCAAGGCGATTACATTGCGCGATGGCGACGTCGTGAAGGATGCAACCGCACTCCCGAGCGTCGAAGATATCGAACAGGATAGCGCTGACGCCAAGGAAACTTTCGACAAGGTCAAGGGCGTTGAAGTCGACGATGATTCCGTTGTGAAGGACGATGCTGAAAAGCAGGATGTCGGACCGGTTGAAACGGAAGAATAA
- the surE gene encoding 5'/3'-nucleotidase SurE yields the protein MHDNSKTRVLIANDDGIQSGYMHALACALAPYAEVFVFAPEVEQSGVGHAFTVRRGLALKKRNPVDVAEGHVEFYSMSGTPADCVKFALGHFATHGLSTEGAGPGLFDVCFSGVNLGENSGVSSLYSGTVAGAREAALWGVPGIALSLRGTNANMLDVAKSFAVSVVKNRLFEQIPVGTFWNVNFPKATAETFKGFKATKMALGMFTDHYSHEGNLWQLDGDKLWNEQPKDSDDYLLNQGYATITPHRIDQTDQESLEVINEMLEGGGMI from the coding sequence ATGCACGACAATTCAAAAACTAGGGTCCTCATCGCTAATGATGATGGAATCCAGAGTGGCTACATGCACGCTCTGGCGTGTGCTCTTGCACCCTACGCGGAGGTTTTTGTGTTTGCTCCAGAAGTGGAACAGAGTGGTGTCGGGCATGCGTTTACAGTCCGTCGTGGGCTTGCTCTAAAAAAGCGAAATCCAGTTGATGTCGCTGAAGGTCATGTCGAGTTTTATTCGATGTCGGGGACGCCGGCGGATTGCGTCAAATTTGCATTGGGACATTTTGCAACTCATGGGCTTTCCACTGAGGGGGCCGGTCCGGGGCTGTTTGACGTGTGTTTTTCGGGCGTGAATCTTGGTGAAAATTCTGGCGTGTCGTCGCTTTATTCGGGGACGGTTGCTGGTGCTCGTGAGGCTGCTCTTTGGGGCGTGCCGGGGATTGCGCTTTCGCTCCGTGGAACGAATGCGAATATGCTAGATGTCGCTAAGTCATTTGCCGTGTCTGTTGTGAAAAATCGCCTGTTTGAACAGATTCCTGTAGGAACGTTTTGGAACGTGAATTTCCCAAAGGCTACCGCCGAAACCTTCAAAGGGTTTAAGGCTACAAAGATGGCCCTTGGAATGTTTACGGACCACTATTCCCATGAGGGGAACTTGTGGCAACTGGATGGCGACAAGCTGTGGAATGAGCAACCTAAGGATAGCGATGACTATCTCTTGAATCAAGGGTATGCAACCATCACTCCACACCGCATAGACCAGACCGACCAGGAAAGTTTAGAAGTAATAAATGAAATGTTAGAAGGAGGCGGAATGATTTAG
- a CDS encoding TIGR02147 family protein, producing MLKSVIEYQNYHQYIQDYYSEKKSSSAFTWREFAKLAGFASGSYLKLVSDNKAKLVEEGAQKTALAMGLQGFEYDYFMLLVQYENAKNDQQKKKFFEEIQELSSAHNVKLLGSESYTYYESWLHSVVRELAPAMPGSKPLEIAKAIRIPVTAAEISESLHFLVKNNFLKMDENGNYHQTDKLLTTGRLGFVSVPVHSLIRKMGEFALQAFEDLPISERHFSGLTMGMTEKSYNEVIETLKECRKKIFAIVSAEEDVEKICRLNVQLFPLTKNIKKRSKEDTSNSEV from the coding sequence ATGCTTAAATCAGTCATCGAATATCAGAATTATCACCAATACATTCAAGACTACTACTCCGAAAAAAAGAGTAGTTCCGCATTCACATGGCGAGAGTTTGCAAAGTTGGCCGGATTTGCCTCCGGTTCCTACCTCAAGCTCGTCAGTGACAACAAAGCAAAGCTTGTAGAAGAAGGCGCGCAAAAAACCGCTTTAGCCATGGGACTGCAAGGCTTCGAATACGACTATTTCATGTTGCTCGTTCAATACGAAAACGCAAAGAACGACCAACAGAAAAAGAAATTTTTTGAAGAAATCCAAGAACTTTCATCGGCACACAACGTCAAGTTGCTCGGCAGCGAATCCTACACTTACTACGAATCCTGGCTTCATTCCGTAGTCCGCGAACTCGCACCCGCGATGCCTGGCTCCAAGCCATTAGAAATTGCCAAAGCGATTCGCATTCCGGTCACCGCCGCCGAAATAAGCGAAAGTTTGCATTTCCTTGTCAAGAACAATTTCTTGAAGATGGACGAAAACGGCAACTACCATCAAACCGATAAATTGCTCACCACAGGGCGTTTAGGCTTTGTTTCCGTTCCCGTTCATTCCCTTATTCGAAAAATGGGAGAATTCGCATTGCAAGCATTCGAAGACCTTCCCATTTCAGAAAGGCACTTCAGCGGCCTTACCATGGGCATGACAGAGAAAAGCTACAACGAAGTCATCGAAACCCTTAAGGAATGTCGCAAAAAAATTTTCGCCATCGTTTCAGCCGAAGAAGATGTCGAAAAAATTTGCAGACTCAACGTACAGCTTTTCCCTTTAACAAAGAATATCAAAAAACGTTCCAAAGAAGACACATCGAACAGCGAGGTTTAA
- a CDS encoding FISUMP domain-containing protein translates to MKNFSLKLFNAVALIAGISACSDINTAGGISEETEGVTALLGKKFSGAVQKGPFVEGSSVVLKETSAEGNLEPTGREFETKVLNDDGDFKFGDLDLECQYAILTAEGHYTREVNGERSHCSLRLNAVSNLEKRNTANINLLTHFEYKRVLNLVKSGKTFAQAKRQAATEVLGAFGVRIEVPAAEDLNIYNSSDADRTLYHISIFVDTQDFTDPWNGEGDKWEYKMDPANINCSKLQAYVDKYADDFAEDGTLNDSLLAPLVGNAYITNSYFGNVMYEGETGAKGRDKYELMAERTQFYRLVLAQYFDFESCTENRWGETKRIDKPLEVYDDEEDENKLQSPNYFLCDGFDWHLTTKQHIDSLKMRIDHEIGSMTDPRDGHKYQTVIFEHNGKTYEWMAEDLRFVTLSDLPSNGKKSPFITDGIYSWTNAMQIDVKYLWEPVEEGLIDSVHQGICPDGWHIASTNDWKNLINYVGNAGNLLDETWRTDKETAMAKDMTGVFFNKFDFNLKPMEKKYLNVTYNTYSHNTFTRDKEMELDSLLHHYTAVGDTEGVEWAKANLNSLRDFQELQSSLKISVNSGRGIDGPSGPQQRARVRCVKN, encoded by the coding sequence ATGAAGAATTTTTCTTTAAAACTCTTTAATGCTGTTGCTCTTATTGCAGGCATCAGCGCCTGTAGCGATATCAACACCGCCGGCGGTATAAGCGAAGAAACCGAAGGCGTTACCGCTCTCTTGGGCAAAAAATTTTCCGGCGCCGTACAGAAAGGTCCTTTTGTAGAAGGTTCCAGCGTAGTTCTCAAGGAAACTTCGGCAGAAGGTAACCTTGAGCCCACCGGCAGGGAATTCGAAACAAAGGTCCTTAACGACGATGGCGATTTCAAGTTTGGCGACTTAGATTTGGAATGCCAATACGCGATTCTCACCGCCGAAGGCCACTACACTCGCGAAGTCAACGGTGAACGCTCCCACTGTTCTCTGCGCCTCAACGCGGTATCCAATTTGGAAAAACGCAACACAGCAAACATCAACCTCTTGACACATTTTGAATACAAACGTGTTTTGAATTTAGTCAAATCAGGCAAGACATTCGCTCAAGCCAAGAGACAAGCCGCCACTGAAGTTCTTGGTGCATTCGGTGTCAGGATAGAGGTCCCCGCAGCAGAAGATTTGAACATCTATAATTCTTCAGATGCCGATAGAACACTCTACCATATCAGCATCTTTGTCGATACCCAAGATTTCACAGATCCCTGGAATGGAGAAGGCGACAAATGGGAATATAAGATGGACCCAGCCAACATAAACTGCTCCAAATTGCAAGCATACGTCGATAAGTATGCCGATGACTTTGCTGAAGATGGCACACTCAACGACTCTTTGTTGGCACCACTTGTCGGAAATGCCTACATAACAAACAGCTATTTTGGCAACGTGATGTACGAAGGCGAAACCGGAGCAAAAGGCAGAGATAAGTACGAGCTCATGGCAGAAAGAACTCAATTTTACAGGTTGGTTCTCGCGCAATATTTTGATTTCGAAAGTTGCACAGAAAATCGCTGGGGCGAAACAAAAAGAATTGACAAGCCCCTTGAAGTTTACGACGACGAGGAAGACGAAAACAAGCTCCAATCTCCAAACTACTTCCTCTGCGATGGTTTCGACTGGCATCTGACTACAAAACAGCATATCGATTCACTCAAGATGAGAATCGACCATGAAATAGGAAGCATGACCGATCCTCGAGACGGCCACAAATACCAAACCGTAATTTTCGAGCACAACGGTAAAACATACGAATGGATGGCAGAAGACCTAAGATTTGTCACGCTTTCGGATTTACCCAGTAACGGCAAAAAGTCTCCATTTATTACAGATGGCATTTATAGCTGGACCAATGCCATGCAAATCGATGTCAAATACTTGTGGGAGCCTGTTGAAGAAGGCTTAATCGATTCAGTTCATCAAGGCATTTGCCCCGACGGTTGGCACATCGCCAGCACCAACGATTGGAAAAACTTAATCAACTATGTCGGTAATGCCGGTAACCTGCTTGACGAGACTTGGAGAACCGATAAAGAAACCGCTATGGCAAAAGATATGACAGGCGTATTCTTCAACAAATTCGACTTCAATCTAAAACCGATGGAAAAGAAATACCTAAATGTCACTTACAACACCTACTCTCACAATACATTCACTAGAGACAAGGAGATGGAACTCGATTCATTGCTGCATCATTACACCGCTGTCGGAGATACCGAAGGTGTGGAATGGGCGAAAGCGAACTTGAATTCCCTCCGTGACTTTCAGGAACTCCAAAGCTCTCTTAAGATTTCTGTCAACAGTGGCAGAGGTATTGACGGGCCTTCAGGCCCGCAACAGAGAGCACGCGTACGCTGTGTAAAGAACTAA
- a CDS encoding TrmH family RNA methyltransferase, with translation MYTEPKFLAMKETSKFKRLAELLRVIILQLGDDVPRARREFETYAEWLHLPESERLVGKNQAQMIDLYKTFRTRAGLGFERDIYLEQEPGDREVANEKPIQFAVLVHNLRSAFNVGSIIRSTDCFGLEGVHLSGYSCGPDHVTVKSAARGCQEWIPIKRWDDPFECIKWHKENGYEIIALETGEDIPSINNVKWPEKGLIVLGNEELGIAPEIMEQATMKVTIPMAGRKASMNVAGAFAIMAFCLRSAKGE, from the coding sequence ATGTACACTGAACCAAAATTTTTAGCGATGAAAGAAACCTCCAAGTTCAAACGCTTGGCGGAACTTTTACGCGTCATTATTCTGCAGTTGGGCGACGATGTGCCACGTGCTCGTCGTGAATTTGAAACTTACGCCGAGTGGCTGCATTTGCCCGAATCTGAACGCCTGGTGGGCAAGAATCAAGCGCAGATGATTGACTTGTACAAAACCTTCCGCACTCGTGCTGGTCTTGGTTTTGAACGTGACATTTATTTGGAACAGGAACCGGGCGACCGCGAAGTTGCCAATGAAAAGCCGATTCAATTTGCGGTGCTTGTTCACAATTTGCGTAGCGCTTTCAATGTCGGTTCCATCATTCGCAGTACGGATTGTTTTGGCCTTGAAGGTGTGCATTTGAGTGGTTACAGCTGTGGCCCGGACCATGTGACGGTTAAAAGTGCTGCACGTGGATGTCAGGAATGGATTCCGATTAAGCGTTGGGACGATCCGTTCGAATGTATCAAATGGCACAAGGAAAACGGCTACGAAATTATTGCGCTTGAAACTGGCGAAGATATTCCGAGTATAAACAACGTAAAATGGCCTGAAAAGGGCTTGATTGTGCTCGGTAATGAAGAGCTCGGCATTGCTCCCGAAATTATGGAACAGGCGACCATGAAAGTCACGATTCCGATGGCTGGCCGAAAGGCGAGCATGAATGTGGCTGGCGCTTTTGCCATCATGGCATTTTGCTTGAGAAGCGCCAAGGGCGAGTAA